From Sceloporus undulatus isolate JIND9_A2432 ecotype Alabama chromosome 6, SceUnd_v1.1, whole genome shotgun sequence, one genomic window encodes:
- the ZNF710 gene encoding zinc finger protein 710 isoform X1, translating to MDRFASSGTQTEAVVVLSLAQAAVLGLVSENEFFGATVSPGGFFSNFASKLDNKAATAAAPLKQQSESSHPLENGSHGQAGTPEEEEGLEAEASFGRHARRRKRPPVRLVPKVKHEKGEAEQEEEGRYEMCVPSEDHEEQLDAQPAGPEAPACEQMVQTSATKMIDLSTFSRKPRRLRHLRRLGPEELSLAGYEERLPSPQQASRNSVQLDRMEEPPFPRDCGFQALRLPPPPPTLSQVEHQVAGSHPQQGKREVGFMWQEPLDFEAENHGEQSKKMQLDRLDINVQIDDSYLVEKRWQCRLCEKSYTSKYNLVTHILGHNGIKPHSCPHCGKLFKQPSHLQTHLLTHQGTRPHKCQVCHKAFTQTSHLKRHMLLHSDIKPYSCRFCGRGFAYPSELKAHEGKHESGRCHVCVECGLDFSTLTQLKRHLGTHQGPTLYPCPECSKSFHYRSQLQNHLLKHQNVRPFVCTECGMEFSQIHHLKQHALTHKGVKEFKCEVCGREFTLQANMKRHMLIHTSVRPYQCHICFKTFVQKQTLKTHMIVHSPVKPFKCKVCGKSFNRMYNLLGHMHLHAGSKPFKCPYCSSKFNLKGNLSRHMKVKHGVMDINLDSQDPMLELAGSDHTELDGQQEMEDYEEDNSYNYRVVGSATDASALAEQAMKEMAYYNML from the exons ATGGATCGTTTTGCCAGCTCTGGGACACAGACAGAGGCGGTGGTGGTGCTCTCTCTGGCCCAAGCGGCAGTCCTGGGCTTGGTCTCAGAAAATGAGTTCTTTGGGGCCACAGTCAGTCCTGGAGGCTTCTTCTCAAACTTTGCAAGCAAACTTGACAacaaagcagcaacagcagcagctccacTGAAGCAGCAGTCAGAGAGCAGCCATCCTCTGGAAAATGGAAGCCATGGCCAGGCAGGGAcccctgaggaagaggaggggctGGAGGCGGAGGCTTCCTTTGGGAGACATgcccggaggaggaagaggcccccTGTGAGGCTGGTGCCAAAGGTAAAGCACGAGAAAGGAGAAGctgagcaggaagaggagggcaggTACGAGATGTGCGTTCCAAGCGAAGACCACGAAGAACAGCTGGATGCCCAGCCCGCAGGCCCAGAGGCACCGGCCTGTGAGCAGATGGTCCAGACCAGCGCCACCAAGATGATTGACCTCAGTACCTTCAGCAGGAAGCCCCGGCGCCTCCGGCACCTACGGAGGCTCGGGCCAGAAGAGCTATCCTTGGCTGGGTATGAGGAGAGGCTCCCCAGCCCCCAGCAGGCCAGCCGGAACAGTGTACAGCTGGATAGGATGGAGGAACCCCCCTTCCCCAGGGACTGTGGCTTCCAGGCTCTTCGTCTGCCGCCCCCGCCCCCTACTCTGAGCCAAGTGGAGCACCAGGTGGCAGGCTCTCACCCACAGCAGGGCAAGCGCGAGGTGGGCTTCATGTGGCAGGAGCCCCTGGACTTCGAGGCTGAGAACCACGGTGAGCAGAGTAAGAAGATGCAACTGGACCGCCTGGATATTAATGTGCAGATTGATGACTCGTACCTGGTGGAGAAGCGGTGGCAGTGTCGCCTCTGCGAGAAGTCCTACACCTCCAAGTACAACCTGGTGACGCACATCCTGGGTCACAATGGCATCAAGCCCCACTCGTGCCCCCACTGCGGGAAGCTCTTTAAACAGCCCAGCCACCTGCAGACCCACCTCCTCACCCACCAGGGCACACGGCCCCACAAGTGCCAGGTGTGCCACAAAGCCTTCACCCAGACCAGCCATCTCAAGCGCCACATGCTCCTCCATTCGGACATCAAGCCTTACAGCTGCCGCTTCTGCGGCCGTGGCTTCGCCTACCCCAGCGAGCTCAAGGCCCATGAGGGGAAGCATGAGAGTGGCCGCTGCCATGTCTGCGTGGAATGTGGCCTGGACTTCTCCACACTTACCCAGCTCAAGCGCCACCTGGGCACCCACCAGGGGCCCACGCTCTACCCGTGTCCAGAGTGCAGCAAGTCGTTCCACTACCGCAGCCAGCTCCAGAACCACCTGCTCAAGCACCAGAACGTGCGCCCCTTCGTCTGCACCGAGTGCGGGATGGAGTTCAGCCAGATCCACCACCTCAAGCAGCATGCCCTGACCCACAAG GGTGTGAAAGAGTTCAAGTGTGAAGTTTGTGGGCGGGAGTTTACACTGCAGGCAAACATGAAGCGGCACATGCTGATCCACACCAGCGTCCGCCCCTACCAGTGCCACATCTGCTTCAAGACCTTTGTGCAGAAGCAGACACTGAAGACCCACATGATTGTCCACTCACCAGTCAAGCCCTTCAAGTGCAAG gtGTGTGGGAAGTCCTTCAACCGCATGTACAACCTGCTGGGCCACATGCATCTCCACGCGGGCAGCAAGCCCTTCAAATGCCCTTATTGTTCCAGCAAGTTCAACCTGAAGGGCAACCTCAGTAGGCACATGAAGGTCAAGCATGGTGTGATGGACATCAACTTGGACAGCCAAG ATCCCATGCTGGAACTGGCAGGCAGTGATCACACAGAGCTGGACGGACAGCAGGAGATGGAGGACTATGAGGAGGACAATTCGTACAACTACAGGGTGGTGGGTAGTGCCACGGATGCCTCTGCCTTGGCAGAGCAAGCCATGAAGGAAATGGCCTATTACAACATGTTGTAg
- the ZNF710 gene encoding zinc finger protein 710 isoform X2 — MDRFASSGTQTEAVVVLSLAQAAVLGLVSENEFFGATVSPGGFFSNFASKLDNKAATAAAPLKQQSESSHPLENGSHGQAGTPEEEEGLEAEASFGRHARRRKRPPVRLVPKVKHEKGEAEQEEEGRYEMCVPSEDHEEQLDAQPAGPEAPACEQMVQTSATKMIDLSTFSRKPRRLRHLRRLGPEELSLAGYEERLPSPQQASRNSVQLDRMEEPPFPRDCGFQALRLPPPPPTLSQVEHQVAGSHPQQGKREVGFMWQEPLDFEAENHGEQSKKMQLDRLDINVQIDDSYLVEKRWQCRLCEKSYTSKYNLVTHILGHNGIKPHSCPHCGKLFKQPSHLQTHLLTHQGTRPHKCQVCHKAFTQTSHLKRHMLLHSDIKPYSCRFCGRGFAYPSELKAHEGKHESGRCHVCVECGLDFSTLTQLKRHLGTHQGPTLYPCPECSKSFHYRSQLQNHLLKHQNVRPFVCTECGMEFSQIHHLKQHALTHKGVKEFKCEVCGREFTLQANMKRHMLIHTSVRPYQCHICFKTFVQKQTLKTHMIVHSPVKPFKCKVCGKSFNRMYNLLGHMHLHAGSKPFKCPYCSSKFNLKGNLSRHMKVKHGVMDINLDSQGRQPRSHAGTGRQ, encoded by the exons ATGGATCGTTTTGCCAGCTCTGGGACACAGACAGAGGCGGTGGTGGTGCTCTCTCTGGCCCAAGCGGCAGTCCTGGGCTTGGTCTCAGAAAATGAGTTCTTTGGGGCCACAGTCAGTCCTGGAGGCTTCTTCTCAAACTTTGCAAGCAAACTTGACAacaaagcagcaacagcagcagctccacTGAAGCAGCAGTCAGAGAGCAGCCATCCTCTGGAAAATGGAAGCCATGGCCAGGCAGGGAcccctgaggaagaggaggggctGGAGGCGGAGGCTTCCTTTGGGAGACATgcccggaggaggaagaggcccccTGTGAGGCTGGTGCCAAAGGTAAAGCACGAGAAAGGAGAAGctgagcaggaagaggagggcaggTACGAGATGTGCGTTCCAAGCGAAGACCACGAAGAACAGCTGGATGCCCAGCCCGCAGGCCCAGAGGCACCGGCCTGTGAGCAGATGGTCCAGACCAGCGCCACCAAGATGATTGACCTCAGTACCTTCAGCAGGAAGCCCCGGCGCCTCCGGCACCTACGGAGGCTCGGGCCAGAAGAGCTATCCTTGGCTGGGTATGAGGAGAGGCTCCCCAGCCCCCAGCAGGCCAGCCGGAACAGTGTACAGCTGGATAGGATGGAGGAACCCCCCTTCCCCAGGGACTGTGGCTTCCAGGCTCTTCGTCTGCCGCCCCCGCCCCCTACTCTGAGCCAAGTGGAGCACCAGGTGGCAGGCTCTCACCCACAGCAGGGCAAGCGCGAGGTGGGCTTCATGTGGCAGGAGCCCCTGGACTTCGAGGCTGAGAACCACGGTGAGCAGAGTAAGAAGATGCAACTGGACCGCCTGGATATTAATGTGCAGATTGATGACTCGTACCTGGTGGAGAAGCGGTGGCAGTGTCGCCTCTGCGAGAAGTCCTACACCTCCAAGTACAACCTGGTGACGCACATCCTGGGTCACAATGGCATCAAGCCCCACTCGTGCCCCCACTGCGGGAAGCTCTTTAAACAGCCCAGCCACCTGCAGACCCACCTCCTCACCCACCAGGGCACACGGCCCCACAAGTGCCAGGTGTGCCACAAAGCCTTCACCCAGACCAGCCATCTCAAGCGCCACATGCTCCTCCATTCGGACATCAAGCCTTACAGCTGCCGCTTCTGCGGCCGTGGCTTCGCCTACCCCAGCGAGCTCAAGGCCCATGAGGGGAAGCATGAGAGTGGCCGCTGCCATGTCTGCGTGGAATGTGGCCTGGACTTCTCCACACTTACCCAGCTCAAGCGCCACCTGGGCACCCACCAGGGGCCCACGCTCTACCCGTGTCCAGAGTGCAGCAAGTCGTTCCACTACCGCAGCCAGCTCCAGAACCACCTGCTCAAGCACCAGAACGTGCGCCCCTTCGTCTGCACCGAGTGCGGGATGGAGTTCAGCCAGATCCACCACCTCAAGCAGCATGCCCTGACCCACAAG GGTGTGAAAGAGTTCAAGTGTGAAGTTTGTGGGCGGGAGTTTACACTGCAGGCAAACATGAAGCGGCACATGCTGATCCACACCAGCGTCCGCCCCTACCAGTGCCACATCTGCTTCAAGACCTTTGTGCAGAAGCAGACACTGAAGACCCACATGATTGTCCACTCACCAGTCAAGCCCTTCAAGTGCAAG gtGTGTGGGAAGTCCTTCAACCGCATGTACAACCTGCTGGGCCACATGCATCTCCACGCGGGCAGCAAGCCCTTCAAATGCCCTTATTGTTCCAGCAAGTTCAACCTGAAGGGCAACCTCAGTAGGCACATGAAGGTCAAGCATGGTGTGATGGACATCAACTTGGACAGCCAAGGTAGGCAGCCAAG ATCCCATGCTGGAACTGGCAGGCAGTGA